A section of the Pseudomonas sp. Q1-7 genome encodes:
- the nuoG gene encoding NADH-quinone oxidoreductase subunit NuoG, whose protein sequence is MATIHVDGKTLEVDGADNLLQACLSLGLDIPYFCWHPALGSVGACRQCAVKQYTDENDKRGRLVMSCMTPATDNSWISIDDEEAKQFRASVVEWLMTNHPHDCPVCEEGGHCHLQDMTVMTGHNARRYRFTKRTHQNQQLGPFISHEMNRCIACYRCVRYYKDYAGGTDLGVYGAHDNVYFGRVEDGVLESEFSGNLVEVCPTGVFTDKTHSERYNRKWDMQFAPSICHGCSSGCNISPGERYGEVRRIENRFNGSVNQYFLCDRGRFGYGYVNREDRPRQPLLGNQKLGLDAALDKAAELLKGKRVIGIGSPRASLEGNFALRELVGAENYFSGIAASELANLRLIRDILQNGPLPVPTLRDVEKHDAIFVLGEDLTQTAARMALALRQAVKGKATDIAASMKIQDWHMAAVQNVAQDALNPLFIASVAATRLDDVAAESVHAAPADLARIGFAVAHAIDPSAPAVEGLESDAAELVKRIADALLAAKRPLVVSGASLGEKAVIEAAANIASALKNREKNGSLSLVVPEANSMGLALFGGESVDAALDALTSGKADAVVVLENDLYRRADAAKVDAALAAAQVVIVADHQQTATVERAHLVLPAASFAEGDGTLVSLEGRAQRFFQVYDPSYYDANILVREGWRWLHALHSTLLGKPVDWTQLDQVTSACADSSPLLAGIRDAAPTASFRIKGLKLAREPHRYSGRTAMRANISVHEPRQPQDKDSPFAFSMEGYAGSVEPRQQIPFAWSPGWNSPQAWNKFQDEVGGHLRAGDPGVRLIEAKGQVLPWFSVNAAFNPAQGTWQAVPLHHLFGSEENSSRAAPVQERIPQPYVAMAKDEADRLGVNDGALLALTLNGQTLRLPLAVKEELGIGLVGLPAGLPGIPAAFAGAVVTAVQESAQ, encoded by the coding sequence ATGGCCACTATCCACGTAGACGGCAAGACGCTCGAAGTCGATGGTGCAGACAACCTCCTGCAGGCCTGTCTGTCCCTCGGACTCGACATCCCCTACTTCTGCTGGCACCCGGCGCTCGGTAGCGTCGGCGCCTGCCGCCAGTGCGCGGTGAAGCAGTACACCGACGAGAACGACAAGCGCGGTCGCCTCGTCATGTCCTGCATGACCCCCGCCACCGATAACTCCTGGATTTCCATCGACGACGAAGAGGCCAAGCAATTCCGCGCCAGCGTCGTCGAGTGGCTGATGACCAACCACCCGCACGACTGCCCGGTGTGCGAGGAAGGCGGTCACTGCCACCTGCAGGACATGACGGTGATGACCGGCCACAACGCCCGTCGTTATCGCTTCACCAAACGTACCCACCAGAACCAGCAGCTCGGCCCGTTCATCTCCCATGAAATGAACCGTTGCATCGCCTGCTACCGCTGCGTGCGCTACTACAAGGACTACGCCGGCGGTACCGACCTCGGCGTCTACGGCGCCCACGACAACGTCTACTTCGGCCGCGTCGAGGATGGTGTGCTGGAGAGCGAATTCTCCGGCAACCTGGTCGAGGTCTGCCCCACTGGTGTGTTCACCGACAAGACCCACTCCGAGCGTTACAACCGCAAGTGGGACATGCAGTTCGCCCCGAGCATCTGCCACGGCTGCTCCAGCGGCTGCAACATCAGCCCCGGCGAACGCTATGGCGAGGTCCGCCGTATCGAGAACCGCTTCAACGGCTCGGTGAACCAGTACTTCCTCTGCGACCGTGGCCGCTTCGGCTATGGCTACGTCAACCGCGAAGACCGTCCGCGCCAACCGCTCTTGGGCAACCAGAAGCTGGGCCTGGACGCCGCCCTGGACAAAGCCGCCGAGCTGCTCAAGGGCAAGCGCGTGATCGGCATCGGCTCGCCGCGCGCCAGCCTCGAAGGCAACTTCGCCCTGCGTGAACTGGTCGGCGCCGAGAACTACTTCTCCGGCATCGCCGCCAGCGAACTGGCCAACCTGCGCCTGATCCGCGACATCCTGCAGAACGGCCCGCTGCCGGTGCCGACCCTGCGCGACGTCGAAAAGCACGACGCCATCTTCGTCCTCGGCGAAGACCTGACCCAGACCGCTGCCCGCATGGCCCTCGCCCTGCGCCAGGCCGTCAAGGGCAAAGCCACTGATATCGCCGCCTCGATGAAAATCCAGGACTGGCACATGGCCGCCGTGCAGAACGTCGCCCAGGACGCCCTGAACCCGCTGTTCATCGCCAGCGTCGCCGCCACCCGCCTGGATGACGTCGCCGCCGAGAGCGTCCACGCCGCCCCGGCCGACCTCGCCCGCATCGGCTTCGCCGTGGCCCACGCCATCGACCCGAGCGCCCCGGCCGTGGAAGGCCTGGAGAGCGACGCGGCCGAGCTGGTCAAGCGCATCGCCGACGCCCTGCTGGCCGCCAAGCGTCCGCTGGTCGTCTCCGGCGCATCGCTGGGCGAGAAGGCCGTTATCGAAGCCGCCGCCAACATCGCCAGCGCCCTGAAGAACCGCGAGAAGAACGGCTCCCTCAGCCTGGTGGTACCGGAAGCCAACAGCATGGGCCTGGCCCTGTTCGGTGGCGAATCGGTGGATGCCGCCCTCGACGCCCTGACCTCCGGCAAGGCCGACGCGGTCGTGGTCCTCGAGAACGACCTCTACCGCCGTGCCGACGCCGCCAAGGTGGACGCCGCCCTGGCCGCCGCCCAGGTGGTGATCGTTGCCGACCACCAGCAGACCGCCACCGTCGAGCGTGCTCACCTGGTCCTGCCGGCCGCCAGCTTCGCCGAAGGCGACGGCACCCTGGTCAGTCTGGAAGGCCGCGCCCAGCGCTTCTTCCAGGTCTACGACCCGTCCTACTACGACGCCAACATTCTGGTGCGCGAAGGTTGGCGCTGGCTGCACGCCCTGCACAGCACCCTGCTGGGCAAGCCGGTCGACTGGACCCAACTGGACCAGGTCACCTCCGCCTGCGCCGACAGCAGCCCGCTGCTGGCCGGCATCCGCGACGCCGCGCCGACCGCCTCGTTCCGCATCAAGGGCCTCAAGCTCGCCCGCGAGCCGCACCGCTACAGCGGTCGTACCGCCATGCGCGCCAATATCAGCGTGCACGAGCCGCGTCAGCCGCAGGACAAGGACTCGCCCTTCGCCTTCTCCATGGAAGGCTATGCCGGCAGCGTCGAGCCCCGTCAGCAGATCCCCTTCGCCTGGTCCCCGGGCTGGAACTCGCCGCAGGCCTGGAACAAGTTCCAGGACGAAGTCGGCGGCCACCTGCGCGCCGGCGACCCGGGCGTGCGTCTGATCGAAGCCAAGGGCCAGGTTCTGCCCTGGTTCAGCGTCAACGCCGCGTTCAATCCGGCCCAGGGCACCTGGCAGGCCGTGCCGCTGCACCACCTGTTCGGCAGCGAGGAAAACAGCTCCCGCGCCGCGCCGGTGCAGGAACGCATCCCGCAGCCTTACGTGGCCATGGCCAAGGACGAAGCCGATCGCCTCGGCGTCAATGACGGCGCCCTGCTCGCCCTGACCCTGAACGGCCAGACCCTGCGTTTGCCGCTCGCCGTCAAGGAAGAACTGGGCATTGGCCTGGTGGGCCTGCCCGCCGGCCTGCCGGGCATCCCGGCCGCGTTCGCCGGCGCCGTCGTCACTGCCGTACAGGAGTCCGCGCAATGA
- the nuoH gene encoding NADH-quinone oxidoreductase subunit NuoH — MSWLTPELIDIVVAVVKAIVILLAVVVSGALLSWVERRLLGLWQDRYGPNRVGPFGAFQLGADMIKMFFKEDWTPPFADKLIFTLAPIIAMSALLVAFAVVPVTPTWGVADLNIGILFFFAMAGIAVYAVLFAGWSSNNKFALLGSLRASAQTISYEVFLALSLMGIVAQVGSFNMRDIVEYQAQNLWFIIPQFFGFCTFIIAGVAVTHRHPFDQPEAEQELADGYHIEYAGMKWGMFFVGEYIGIVLISALLVTLFFGGWHGPFGILPQIPFIWFALKTGFFIMLFILLRASIPRPRYDQVMAFSWKVCLPLTLINLLVTGAFVLAAQ; from the coding sequence ATGAGCTGGCTGACGCCCGAACTGATCGACATCGTCGTTGCCGTCGTCAAAGCCATCGTCATCCTCCTGGCGGTGGTGGTGAGCGGCGCCCTGCTTTCCTGGGTGGAACGCCGCCTGCTGGGCCTGTGGCAGGACCGCTACGGTCCGAACCGCGTGGGCCCCTTCGGCGCCTTCCAGCTGGGCGCGGACATGATCAAGATGTTCTTCAAGGAAGACTGGACCCCGCCGTTCGCCGACAAGCTGATCTTCACCCTGGCGCCCATCATCGCGATGAGTGCCCTGCTGGTGGCGTTCGCCGTGGTGCCGGTCACCCCCACCTGGGGCGTGGCCGACCTGAACATCGGCATCCTGTTCTTCTTCGCCATGGCCGGTATCGCGGTGTACGCGGTGCTCTTCGCCGGCTGGTCGAGCAACAACAAGTTCGCCCTGCTCGGCAGCCTGCGCGCCTCAGCCCAGACCATCTCCTACGAGGTGTTCCTCGCCCTGTCGCTAATGGGCATCGTGGCCCAGGTCGGCTCCTTCAACATGCGCGACATCGTTGAGTACCAGGCCCAGAACCTGTGGTTCATCATTCCGCAGTTCTTCGGCTTCTGTACCTTCATCATCGCCGGCGTCGCGGTGACCCACCGTCACCCCTTCGACCAACCGGAAGCGGAGCAGGAACTGGCCGACGGCTACCACATCGAATACGCCGGCATGAAATGGGGCATGTTCTTCGTGGGCGAGTACATCGGCATCGTGCTGATCTCCGCCCTGCTGGTGACCCTGTTCTTCGGTGGCTGGCACGGCCCGTTCGGCATCCTGCCGCAGATCCCCTTCATCTGGTTCGCGCTCAAGACCGGCTTCTTCATCATGCTGTTCATCCTGCTGCGTGCGTCCATCCCGCGCCCGCGCTATGACCAGGTGATGGCCTTCAGCTGGAAGGTCTGCCTGCCGCTGACCCTGATCAACCTGCTGGTGACCGGCGCGTTCGTGCTGGCGGCCCAGTAA